Proteins co-encoded in one Corylus avellana chromosome ca9, CavTom2PMs-1.0 genomic window:
- the LOC132191249 gene encoding vacuolar-sorting receptor 1-like, with product MLWGFCEGRFAVKTDSLRVTSPSSLEGVYPCAIGNFRVPQFGGSMVGIVAYPISNRKACKSFDGVDISFKSNLGGLPTFLLADRGDCYMALKAWNAQNGGVAAILIADDWIESLIMIATIAEDHFDYGQNLTLPTAFISKSFGDSIKKTLSSGEMVTINLDWTFWAKRLPHPHPRNMSMIPISTL from the exons ATGTTATGGGGGTTTTGTGAGGGAAGGTTTGCGGTGAAGACAGACAGCTTGAGAGTCACTTCACCGAGTTCGTTGGAGGGTGTCTATCCATGTGCAATTGGAAATTTTAGGGTTCCTCAGTTTGGAGGATCCATGGTTGGCATTGTGGCTTACCCCATATCCAATCGAAAGGCATGCAAGAGCTTCGATGGCGTAGACATCTCCTTCAAGTCCAACCTCGGAGGCCTCCCCACCTTTCTCCTTGCTGATCGAGGAG ATTGCTACATGGCCTTGAAGGCATGGAACGCACAGAATGGTGGAGTAGCAGCTATTCTTATTGCAGATGACTGGATTGAATCATTGATTATGATAGCCACCATTGCTGAAGATCATTTTGATTATGGACAGAACCTCACCCTCCCTACAGCTTTTATCAGCAAATCTTTTGGGGATAGCATTAAGAAAACTCTCTCGAGTGGAGAAATGGTTACCATAAATCTTGACTGGACATTTTGGGCTAAACGTCTTCCACATCCTCATCCACGTAATATGAGTATGATACCCATATCGACTTTGTAA
- the LOC132161634 gene encoding uncharacterized protein LOC132161634 → MALGLLIGLICMCNSLLVFRVSASIHEYRYEPFTPQSNAFFFHGGSEGLYASKVHNSSSSSSQDNKPLKGKSFIRSETIIFVRPKESASAQNAMQQNTGLVEAIILEVKDREKIGGSFLKSSAICCDPILAKTEACKLGEVIIQKNPDNPEWPKRIQTFFKGNDTEAKMDFHVEINSTGMYYLYFMFCNPLLKGTLINGRTVWRNPNGYLPGKMTPLMTFCGFMSLAYIALGLIWFLRFVQFWKDIIQLHYHITAVIALGMCEMAVWYFEYVNFNLTGSRPMGITLWAVTFSSVKKTLSRLLLLVVSMGYGVVKPTLGGITSKVLSLGAIYFVATEALELVEHLGNINDFSGKKKLFLVLPVAFLDSCFILWIFSSLSRTLEKLQMRRNMAKLELYRKFTNSLAVSVLLSIAWIGFELYFNATDPLSELWQIAWIIPVFWTLLAYFLLVVICVLWAPSRNPTRYAYLEETGDDFDEEGISLTSSGMKASGDIAVKLEKKERKGSSTTDLVYGLGEDLEEDKRE, encoded by the exons ATGGCGCTAGGGCTTTTGATAGGGCTAATATGCATGTGCAACTCGCTCCTCGTATTCCGAGTGAGTGCTTCAATCCACGAGTACAGATACGAACCGTTTACTCCTCAGTCAAACGCCTTCTTCTTCCATGGCGGCAGTGAGGGCCTTTACGCGTCTAAGGTTCACAATTCCTCCTCATCCTCTTCCCAAGACAACAAGCCCCTCAAGGGCAAGTCCTTCATCAG GTCTGAAACTATCATTTTTGTGAGGCCAAAAGAGTCTGCTAGCGCCCAAAATGCGATGCAGCAGAACACTGGGTTGGTGGAAGCCATCATACTTGAGGTAAAAGATAGGGAAAAAATCGGAGGATCTTTCCTAAAGTCCAGTGCAATATGCTGCGACCCTATTCTTGCGAAAACTGAAGCCTGCAAGCTGGGAGAGGTTATTATACAAAAGAACCCGGATAATCCTGAGTGGCCTAAACGTATTCAAACCTTCTTTAAGGGAAATGATACAGAAGCTAAAATGGATTTTCATGTTGAAATAAACAGTACCGGAATGTACtacctttattttatgttttgtaatcCACTACTCAAGGGTACATTAATCAATGGAAGGACTGTGTGGAGGAACCCAAATGGTTATTTACCTGGCAAGATGACTCCTTTGATGACATTCTGTGGTTTCATGTCTTTAGCTTATATTGCACTTGGCCTAATCTGGTTTCTAAGGTTTGTTCAGTTCTGGAAGGATATTATACAGTTGCATTACCATATTACAGCTGTAATTGCTCTAGGCATGTGTGAAATGGCTGTCTGGTATTTTGAATATGTTAATTTCAATTTAACTGGAAGCCGACCAATGGGCATTACTTTGTGGGCTGTAACTTTTAGTTCTGTCAAGAAGACTCTGTCTCGCCTTCTTCTTTTGGTGGTATCAATGGGCTATGGTGTCGTGAAGCCAACACTTGGCGGTATAACCTCTAAAGTACTTAGTCTTGGTGCAATATATTTTGTTGCAACTGAGGCACTTGAGCTAGTTGAACATTTGGGAAACATTAACGAtttttctggaaaaaaaaagttatttttggtCCTACCTGTTGCCTTCCTGGATTCGTGCTTTATTCTGTGGATTTTCTCATCATTATCAAGAACTTTAGAGAAACTTCAG ATGCGGAGAAATATGGCCAAACTGGAGCTGTACCGGAAATTTACCAATTCTCTTGCAGTGTCTGTGCTGCTTTCTATTGCTTGGATTGGCTTTGAG CTATACTTCAATGCAACTGACCCATTGAGTGAGCTGTGGCAAATTGCTTGGATCATTCCAGTGTTCTGGACTCTACTTGCATACTTTCTATTGGTGGTAATATGTGTCCTTTGGGCTCCTTCACGTAACCCAACTAG ATATGCATACTTAGAGGAGACCGGAGACGACTTTGATGAAGAGGGTATATCTTTGACAAGCAGTGGGATGAAGGCTAGTGGGGATATTGCGGTTAAGCTGGAAAAGAAGGAAAGGAAGGGGTCCAGTACGACAGACCTTGTCTATGGGCTTGGGGAAGATCTTGAAGAAGATAAACGAGAGTAA